One part of the Solea solea chromosome 1, fSolSol10.1, whole genome shotgun sequence genome encodes these proteins:
- the zcchc2 gene encoding zinc finger CCHC domain-containing protein 2 isoform X2 translates to MLKMKLPLKTGEEGGDETAEDDSLDQPEHQRIPRAVSPSSVSDRLEDSPRPVVYPSHLDKETVFEWFGLHLNPAKRIEFMCGLLHMCQPLELRFLGSYLEDLARKDYHVLRDFEFRANSPNDLGVLTDVIDPVVRSKLLVCLSLLGSDSRECAGILFGILNRFDPALFYKNYDYSLFPFRGPHHHPFHPPCQDGSVYGRTEQSCGSSTNDTAAGPLEHLALLFTMASLHPAFHFHQRETLRAQLDKIELAVEERRQSQLRRNAQTSELTAQKVDYHPSQSLGLGECTASHPPCQSRRSSRWATQREAVHIEGIVLRGISRTRIDKEYNFEVKWSDSSSTSVTKTHLELENFLLKLPKDQCTESFEKSILRLLNQGDHYESREVEKNLRERFLSAPPVFRQTRKVCSFFNCDSSYSVKPSPCRCNCQLTKVYQGDCSDASSQEEDLESFVQGHKKKHGTKSPSQGVSSAKASQGDSWRGGHSAEVNGPAERRKKSSVLRSSQEAEQHQDTERRGHSVTKTKSRVLPSDREKGKGKGAAFVPNGSLVSALSPQRKDGGSGPDTFGETSSESYSSPSSPQHRGAESLDSEDDHNKDTDSHSDDSSKGPGPDMFFTHEPDPAVVEDVSSVPPHMEPVCPQSSTEFPPLSFMHPLPYALPNGATDSPLPLVPPPSQSIVPDGKSSAGMLMQMPLVPPAIPGPVIVGDPEKRDMLPTFGIPTIGLHPQGSIAVQPLVQRFKTPLPHSQGGTDGSPGSGSTAAVSPAPHQAPVRALSVMTPGPTSFSSPLQQPLPCHDPASVSSAVVSSLPHVETSHVKHPNLPSGLLPSAYTLPPVHTSVMPAVGAPAATGLAPTPGHVQAAVPPAVPTHTPGPAPSPSPALTHSTAHSDCNSYSNSTISCGNASVVPGNTVTLQQTQQQQVSPQQQQQQQQLPLPQQQQQQQQQQMGCGTCGCHNNCGRRGSGSNNSVSGASTCQAPLFFPTHQMPAAVRQVFSVPPPLFQLTSLCSNSYLTQAQPPHQANGAATLPPFFTAAPPPSHPPPYGPLHSHSHSHADMLSTQAAAVAVANYNLQQQMAPAASFCQRVYQHMYPNPLGMLSAAALGGGGVNKKSGNVSCYNCGVSGHYAQDCNQPSIDSTQQGVFRLKYAASHISEAFDNAD, encoded by the exons CGCCGAGACCTGTCGTTTATCCTTCACATTTGGACAAGGAGACCGTGTTCGAGTGGTTCGGCCTTCATCTAAACCCCGCTAAGCGGATCGAGTTCATGTGCGGGCTCTTGCATATGTGCCAACCCCTGGAGCTCCGCTTTTTGGGCTCTTATTTAGAGGATCTCGCAAGGAAAGATTATCATGTTTTACGGGACTTTGAGTTTCGGGCAAATAGTCCCAATGATTTGGGCGTTTTAACGGACGTGATTGACCCCGTGGTTCGGTCCAAACTACTGGTCTGCCTGTCCCTCCTCGGATCTGACAGCAGGGAATGTGCTGGAATACTCTTCGGAATTCTGAACCGTTTTGACCCGGCCCTGTTTTACAAAAACTACGATTACTCCTTATTTCCATTTAGGGGACCTCACCACCACCCGTTCCACCCCCCGTGTCAGGACGGGAGTGTGTACGGTCGGACAGAGCAGAGCTGCGGCTCGTCCACTAACGACACAGCGGCGGGACCTCTGGAGCATTTAGCGCTGCTGTTCACCATGGCCTCTCTACACCCAGCTTTCCACTTCCACCAGCGGGAGACGCTCCGGGCGCAGCTGGACAAAATAGAGCTGGCTGTGGAGGAGAGACGTCAAAGTCAGCTCAGGAGAAACGCCCAGACCTCG GAGCTGACGGCTCAGAAGGTGGATTACCATCCTTCCCAATCACTGGGCTTGGGAGAATGTACAGCTTCACATCCTCCATGTCAGAGTCGACGTTCCAGCCGCTGGGCGACACAAAGAGAAG CGGTGCATATAGAGGGAATCGTGCTCAGGGGCATCTCTCGGACCAGAATAGACAAGGAATACAACTTTGAG gTGAAGTGGTCAGACTCTTCTTCTACGAGTGTGACCAAAACTCATCTGGAACTGGAGAACTTCCTTCTGAAG CTTCCAAAGGATCAATGCACTGAGTCTTTTGAGAAGAGCATCCTGAGGCTTCTGAACCAGGGGGACCACTATGAGAGCAGGGAGGTGGAGAAGAACCTCAG GGAACGGTTCCTTTCTGCTCCTCCAGTCTTCAGACAGACCAGAAAGGTCTGCAGCTTCTTCAACTGTGACTCCAGTTACTCTGTGAAACCTTCTCCTTGCAGAT GTAACTGTCAGCTGACAAAGGTCTACCAGGGAGACTGTTCTGACGCCTCCAGTCAGGAAGAAG ATTTAGAGTCGTTTGTTCAGGGACACAAGAAAAAGCACGGCACCAAGAGCCCAAGTCAAGG tgtgtccaGTGCCAAAGCCTCCCAGGGTGACAGTTGGAGAGGGGGTCACTCAGCAGAGGTCAACGgtccagcagagaggaggaagaagagctCTGTGCTGAGGAGCAGTCAGGAGGCTGAGCAG caccaggacacagagaggagaggccaCTCGGTGACTAAAACCAAGAGCAGAGTCCTGCCCTCAGACAG GGAAAAAGGGAAGGGGAAAGGAGCTGCATTTGTGCCCAATGGTAGTTTGGTGTCAGCTCTATCTCCACAGAGGAAAG ACGGAGGTTCAGGTCCAGATACGTTTGGTGAAACATCATCAGAAAGCTACAGCTCTCCATCCAGCCCTCAgcacagaggagcagagagccTGGACAGTGAGGATGACCACAACAAAG ATACAGACAGCCACTCTGACGACTCCAGTAAAGGTCCTGGTCCTGACATGTTCTTCACACACGAGCCTGATCCAGCTGTGGTGGAGGACGTCTCCTCTGTCCCGCCTCACATGGAGCCCGTCtgtccacagagcagcacagagttccctcctctctccttcatgcATCCTCTGCCATACGCGCTCCCCAACGGTGCCACTGACTCTCCGCTTCCTCTGGTCCCTCCTCCCAGCCAGAGCATCGTCCCTGATGGGAAGTCTTCTGCTGGGATGTTGATGCAGATGCCCCTCGTGCCTCCAGCCATCCCTGGCCCTGTAATTGTGGGAGACCCAGAGAAGAGGGACATGCTCCCAACCTTTGGGATTCCTACTATTGGCCTCCACCCTCAAGGAAGTATTGCTGTGCAACCTCTGGTTCAGAGGTTTAAAACACCTCTGCCTCACAGCCAAGGTGGGACTGATGGATCTCCAGGAAGTGGTTCTACTGCTGCTGTCTCCCCGGCCCCTCACCAGGCTCCTGTCCGAGCCTTGAGTGTCATGACCCCCGGTCCCACgtccttctcttctcctcttcagcAGCCTCTGCCCTGCCATGACCCGGCCAGTGTGAGCTCAGCTGTGGTCTCCTCTCTGCCACATGTGGAAACATCACACGTCAAGCACCCAAACTTACCTTCTGGCCTTCTGCCTTCTGCATACACCCTGCCACCTGTCCACACCTCTGTCATGCCCGCTGTGGGAGCGCCTGCAGCCACTGGTTTAGCTCCAACTCCTGGACATGTTCAAGCAGCCGTTCCTCCAGCTGTGCCCACCCACACCCCTGGACCTGCACCCAGTCCCAGTCCAGCACTTACTCACAGCACAGCTCACAGTGACTGCAACTCCTATAGCAACAGCACCATTTCCTGTGGAAATGCTTCTGTTGTCCCTGGCAACACTGTTACTCTTCAGCAAACCCAGCAGCAACAAGTGTctccccagcagcagcagcagcagcagcagctaccactaccgcagcagcagcagcagcagcagcagcagcagatgggcTGTGGCACCTGCGGCTGTCACAATAACTGTGGCAGACGAGGCAGCGGCAGCAACAACAGTGTCAGCGGCGCCTCCACTTGCCAGGCACCGTTGTTTTTCCCCACTCACCAAATGCCGGCCGCAGTGCGGCAGGTGTTCAGCGTTCCTCCGCCTCTCTTCCAGCTGACGAGTCTGTGCAGTAACAGCTACCTCACCCAGGCACAACCTCCTCACCAGGCCAACGGTGCTGCCACCCTGCCGCCCTTCTTCaccgctgctcctcctccctctcacccGCCCCCCTACGGCCCCCTGCACAGCCACTCTCACAGCCACGCAGACATGCTGAGCACCCAGGCCGCGGCAGTGGCCGTCGCAAACTacaacctgcagcagcagatggcGCCGGCAGCGTCGTTCTGTCAGCGCGTCTACCAGCACATGTACCCAAATCCTCTGGGGATGCTGTCGGCCGCCGCGCTCGGAGGAGGCGGAGTCAATAAGAAGAGCGGCAACGTGTCGTGTTATAACTGTGGCGTCAGTGGACACTACGCTCAGGACTGCAACCAGCCCTCCATAGACTCCACACAGCAAG gTGTCTTCCGGTTAAAGTATGCAGCCTCCCACATTTCTGAAGCATTTGACAATGCCGACTGA
- the zcchc2 gene encoding zinc finger CCHC domain-containing protein 2 isoform X1, with translation MLKMKLPLKTGEEGGDETAEDDSLDQPEHQRIPRAVSPSSVSDRLEDSPRPVVYPSHLDKETVFEWFGLHLNPAKRIEFMCGLLHMCQPLELRFLGSYLEDLARKDYHVLRDFEFRANSPNDLGVLTDVIDPVVRSKLLVCLSLLGSDSRECAGILFGILNRFDPALFYKNYDYSLFPFRGPHHHPFHPPCQDGSVYGRTEQSCGSSTNDTAAGPLEHLALLFTMASLHPAFHFHQRETLRAQLDKIELAVEERRQSQLRRNAQTSELTAQKVDYHPSQSLGLGECTASHPPCQSRRSSRWATQREAVHIEGIVLRGISRTRIDKEYNFEVKWSDSSSTSVTKTHLELENFLLKLPKDQCTESFEKSILRLLNQGDHYESREVEKNLRERFLSAPPVFRQTRKVCSFFNCDSSYSVKPSPCRCNCQLTKVYQGDCSDASSQEEDLESFVQGHKKKHGTKSPSQGVSSAKASQGDSWRGGHSAEVNGPAERRKKSSVLRSSQEAEQVTHQDTERRGHSVTKTKSRVLPSDREKGKGKGAAFVPNGSLVSALSPQRKDGGSGPDTFGETSSESYSSPSSPQHRGAESLDSEDDHNKDTDSHSDDSSKGPGPDMFFTHEPDPAVVEDVSSVPPHMEPVCPQSSTEFPPLSFMHPLPYALPNGATDSPLPLVPPPSQSIVPDGKSSAGMLMQMPLVPPAIPGPVIVGDPEKRDMLPTFGIPTIGLHPQGSIAVQPLVQRFKTPLPHSQGGTDGSPGSGSTAAVSPAPHQAPVRALSVMTPGPTSFSSPLQQPLPCHDPASVSSAVVSSLPHVETSHVKHPNLPSGLLPSAYTLPPVHTSVMPAVGAPAATGLAPTPGHVQAAVPPAVPTHTPGPAPSPSPALTHSTAHSDCNSYSNSTISCGNASVVPGNTVTLQQTQQQQVSPQQQQQQQQLPLPQQQQQQQQQQMGCGTCGCHNNCGRRGSGSNNSVSGASTCQAPLFFPTHQMPAAVRQVFSVPPPLFQLTSLCSNSYLTQAQPPHQANGAATLPPFFTAAPPPSHPPPYGPLHSHSHSHADMLSTQAAAVAVANYNLQQQMAPAASFCQRVYQHMYPNPLGMLSAAALGGGGVNKKSGNVSCYNCGVSGHYAQDCNQPSIDSTQQGVFRLKYAASHISEAFDNAD, from the exons CGCCGAGACCTGTCGTTTATCCTTCACATTTGGACAAGGAGACCGTGTTCGAGTGGTTCGGCCTTCATCTAAACCCCGCTAAGCGGATCGAGTTCATGTGCGGGCTCTTGCATATGTGCCAACCCCTGGAGCTCCGCTTTTTGGGCTCTTATTTAGAGGATCTCGCAAGGAAAGATTATCATGTTTTACGGGACTTTGAGTTTCGGGCAAATAGTCCCAATGATTTGGGCGTTTTAACGGACGTGATTGACCCCGTGGTTCGGTCCAAACTACTGGTCTGCCTGTCCCTCCTCGGATCTGACAGCAGGGAATGTGCTGGAATACTCTTCGGAATTCTGAACCGTTTTGACCCGGCCCTGTTTTACAAAAACTACGATTACTCCTTATTTCCATTTAGGGGACCTCACCACCACCCGTTCCACCCCCCGTGTCAGGACGGGAGTGTGTACGGTCGGACAGAGCAGAGCTGCGGCTCGTCCACTAACGACACAGCGGCGGGACCTCTGGAGCATTTAGCGCTGCTGTTCACCATGGCCTCTCTACACCCAGCTTTCCACTTCCACCAGCGGGAGACGCTCCGGGCGCAGCTGGACAAAATAGAGCTGGCTGTGGAGGAGAGACGTCAAAGTCAGCTCAGGAGAAACGCCCAGACCTCG GAGCTGACGGCTCAGAAGGTGGATTACCATCCTTCCCAATCACTGGGCTTGGGAGAATGTACAGCTTCACATCCTCCATGTCAGAGTCGACGTTCCAGCCGCTGGGCGACACAAAGAGAAG CGGTGCATATAGAGGGAATCGTGCTCAGGGGCATCTCTCGGACCAGAATAGACAAGGAATACAACTTTGAG gTGAAGTGGTCAGACTCTTCTTCTACGAGTGTGACCAAAACTCATCTGGAACTGGAGAACTTCCTTCTGAAG CTTCCAAAGGATCAATGCACTGAGTCTTTTGAGAAGAGCATCCTGAGGCTTCTGAACCAGGGGGACCACTATGAGAGCAGGGAGGTGGAGAAGAACCTCAG GGAACGGTTCCTTTCTGCTCCTCCAGTCTTCAGACAGACCAGAAAGGTCTGCAGCTTCTTCAACTGTGACTCCAGTTACTCTGTGAAACCTTCTCCTTGCAGAT GTAACTGTCAGCTGACAAAGGTCTACCAGGGAGACTGTTCTGACGCCTCCAGTCAGGAAGAAG ATTTAGAGTCGTTTGTTCAGGGACACAAGAAAAAGCACGGCACCAAGAGCCCAAGTCAAGG tgtgtccaGTGCCAAAGCCTCCCAGGGTGACAGTTGGAGAGGGGGTCACTCAGCAGAGGTCAACGgtccagcagagaggaggaagaagagctCTGTGCTGAGGAGCAGTCAGGAGGCTGAGCAGGTGACG caccaggacacagagaggagaggccaCTCGGTGACTAAAACCAAGAGCAGAGTCCTGCCCTCAGACAG GGAAAAAGGGAAGGGGAAAGGAGCTGCATTTGTGCCCAATGGTAGTTTGGTGTCAGCTCTATCTCCACAGAGGAAAG ACGGAGGTTCAGGTCCAGATACGTTTGGTGAAACATCATCAGAAAGCTACAGCTCTCCATCCAGCCCTCAgcacagaggagcagagagccTGGACAGTGAGGATGACCACAACAAAG ATACAGACAGCCACTCTGACGACTCCAGTAAAGGTCCTGGTCCTGACATGTTCTTCACACACGAGCCTGATCCAGCTGTGGTGGAGGACGTCTCCTCTGTCCCGCCTCACATGGAGCCCGTCtgtccacagagcagcacagagttccctcctctctccttcatgcATCCTCTGCCATACGCGCTCCCCAACGGTGCCACTGACTCTCCGCTTCCTCTGGTCCCTCCTCCCAGCCAGAGCATCGTCCCTGATGGGAAGTCTTCTGCTGGGATGTTGATGCAGATGCCCCTCGTGCCTCCAGCCATCCCTGGCCCTGTAATTGTGGGAGACCCAGAGAAGAGGGACATGCTCCCAACCTTTGGGATTCCTACTATTGGCCTCCACCCTCAAGGAAGTATTGCTGTGCAACCTCTGGTTCAGAGGTTTAAAACACCTCTGCCTCACAGCCAAGGTGGGACTGATGGATCTCCAGGAAGTGGTTCTACTGCTGCTGTCTCCCCGGCCCCTCACCAGGCTCCTGTCCGAGCCTTGAGTGTCATGACCCCCGGTCCCACgtccttctcttctcctcttcagcAGCCTCTGCCCTGCCATGACCCGGCCAGTGTGAGCTCAGCTGTGGTCTCCTCTCTGCCACATGTGGAAACATCACACGTCAAGCACCCAAACTTACCTTCTGGCCTTCTGCCTTCTGCATACACCCTGCCACCTGTCCACACCTCTGTCATGCCCGCTGTGGGAGCGCCTGCAGCCACTGGTTTAGCTCCAACTCCTGGACATGTTCAAGCAGCCGTTCCTCCAGCTGTGCCCACCCACACCCCTGGACCTGCACCCAGTCCCAGTCCAGCACTTACTCACAGCACAGCTCACAGTGACTGCAACTCCTATAGCAACAGCACCATTTCCTGTGGAAATGCTTCTGTTGTCCCTGGCAACACTGTTACTCTTCAGCAAACCCAGCAGCAACAAGTGTctccccagcagcagcagcagcagcagcagctaccactaccgcagcagcagcagcagcagcagcagcagcagatgggcTGTGGCACCTGCGGCTGTCACAATAACTGTGGCAGACGAGGCAGCGGCAGCAACAACAGTGTCAGCGGCGCCTCCACTTGCCAGGCACCGTTGTTTTTCCCCACTCACCAAATGCCGGCCGCAGTGCGGCAGGTGTTCAGCGTTCCTCCGCCTCTCTTCCAGCTGACGAGTCTGTGCAGTAACAGCTACCTCACCCAGGCACAACCTCCTCACCAGGCCAACGGTGCTGCCACCCTGCCGCCCTTCTTCaccgctgctcctcctccctctcacccGCCCCCCTACGGCCCCCTGCACAGCCACTCTCACAGCCACGCAGACATGCTGAGCACCCAGGCCGCGGCAGTGGCCGTCGCAAACTacaacctgcagcagcagatggcGCCGGCAGCGTCGTTCTGTCAGCGCGTCTACCAGCACATGTACCCAAATCCTCTGGGGATGCTGTCGGCCGCCGCGCTCGGAGGAGGCGGAGTCAATAAGAAGAGCGGCAACGTGTCGTGTTATAACTGTGGCGTCAGTGGACACTACGCTCAGGACTGCAACCAGCCCTCCATAGACTCCACACAGCAAG gTGTCTTCCGGTTAAAGTATGCAGCCTCCCACATTTCTGAAGCATTTGACAATGCCGACTGA